A segment of the Phoenix dactylifera cultivar Barhee BC4 chromosome 15, palm_55x_up_171113_PBpolish2nd_filt_p, whole genome shotgun sequence genome:
CCATGTCATCATTGACAAGGGGCGCAACAAATGAGCCAAATCCAGAAAACTAGAGGGCAATCGCATAGCCCCAAGGTCTGATAGCCACAAATATGCTTCACCAACGTGGAACTTTACATTCTTGACAGCTCTGGTATGCCCATTGGCCATTGGTCCATGTCAGAAAGCCAAAAGTGAAGTATATCCAAGTTGGATTGGACTCAAATTCTTGTGGTATAGCTTCAATGACTCTGTCCATATATAAATCTATAGCTCTCTATCCTTCTCCATCCTTGGCCACACAAACCTGGATCAAAGAGTTCATCTCCTAGCAACAATGGAGGCATCCTGTTTCCTCACCTCTAAATCCTTCAACAAAACCCTAGACCTGGCTCCATCCCTCAAGCCCAAACTACCCATCTTCCATAAGAAAAGGTCCAGCCAACGGCTCCATGGAACTGGTGGAGGCCATTCTTCTGTCATAACCTGTGAGTGCTCAAATCACCATCTTGCTAGGAAGGAAAAAGTTCTGATGGAATGTTAATTTATGGCATCTTGTTCACTTGTTTTGACCTAATAGAAAAGGCagcttgatatttttttttttattttacaaatttatAATTATGTTTTTTCCCGCCATTTTTCTTGGGAGTAACGGTTATGCCTTTGTTTAAGAGCTTAGCTGCTCTTGCTTCCTATCTTCTCCATGAAATCATTATATTTATGCTCTTAAACCCTTCCCAAACCTACCTGTATTCAGGATTAGTTTGCACAAGCGGCTGCATTTGCATTAATAAATAAACCATCTTGTCCAGTGTAGTTAATATCTCCAGAATAGTCTATAATCAGACTCGACAAGAGTATGAAAATTTGAGCATTATCAGTAATCAATAGTTATTACCTCTTATCAAAAGGCGATCCTTGATGGATTAAAATATAGTCAAatggtttttcttttaataatggTGAATTTAGATTGGATCAAATGAAGCATGTTCTATAGGAGTAGGTCGCTGCCAATAATTAATATGAACTCGGACAATCCTCGAAATGGATTAAAACACAGTTTATTGACTTTCTTTTGAATAATTGATAGGGAAGTGCCCACAGTTACTTATAAAATAAGTTGCATCAATTCATTGGGTTTCCAGACTAATTATGTCTCAGGTGTTGATATACGCGGGCTCATGAGAGAGTTTAGCTCCTTCCGAACTTTCTCATGGGTATCGACAAGCGAACAGTGTGATAGACTATGTCGCCTCATATGTTGCATATCATTCGTAAGAGTTTTTTTGGGAGGATCAGGAGTTGTTTCTTTACCCACTctgtcatttatttttttttttgactttattggttgCACCCGTACATGGTTGGTGTGAGTCTAAAGCCCATGCTTGGTCTTGAGGATAGTAAGTAGTAtttcctcttcttttatttAAGATTCTAACCTATGTAGGTAACTGCAAACTCACAGGTTGCAGCCTGCGACCACAATTGCCGGACGACGAGAATGTCGAGCCATTACTCAAATCAGACTGGCGATCTTTCCGAGCAAGACTAGTTGCTGGTGAACATGCATCACTTTATTCAGATTCTATGGATCAAAGCCCATCACCTCAGACGCTAAGCGATAGATGGGCTCACCCCCTCCATGAGCCTGAGAAGGGGTGCCTCCTCCTCGCCACCGAGAAGCTCGACGGCGTTCACATCTTTGAACGGACAGTCATACTACTTCTCTCGACCGGCCCATTGGGGCCGATTGGCGTCATACTGAACCGGCCATCTCTTATGTCCATCAAGGAGACCCAGTGGACAAAGTTGGACATCGACGGGATGTTCTCGAACCGGCCCTTGTTCTTCGGCGGGCCATTGGAGGAGAGCCTTTTCTTGGTGGGCCCCCAAGGTGGCGATGATGGGGTGGGGAGGAGTGGGGTGTTTGAGGAAGTGATGGAGGGGTTGTACTATGGGACTAGGGAGAGTGTAGGCTGTGCTGCTGAGATGGTCAAGAGGAATGCAGTTGGGGTGGGTGACTTCAGGTTCTTTGATGGGTACTGTGGGTGGGAGAAGGAGCAGTTGAAGGAAGAAATAAGAGCTGGATTTTGGATGGCAGTGGCTTGCAGCCCAAAGGTTATTGGGCTGGCCAGTGTTGGAAGTGTTGGGCTGTGGGAGGATGTCTTGGGCCTT
Coding sequences within it:
- the LOC103707398 gene encoding UPF0301 protein TC_0483 isoform X1, with protein sequence MEASCFLTSKSFNKTLDLAPSLKPKLPIFHKKRSSQRLHGTGGGHSSVITCNCKLTGCSLRPQLPDDENVEPLLKSDWRSFRARLVAGEHASLYSDSMDQSPSPQTLSDRWAHPLHEPEKGCLLLATEKLDGVHIFERTVILLLSTGPLGPIGVILNRPSLMSIKETQWTKLDIDGMFSNRPLFFGGPLEESLFLVGPQGGDDGVGRSGVFEEVMEGLYYGTRESVGCAAEMVKRNAVGVGDFRFFDGYCGWEKEQLKEEIRAGFWMAVACSPKVIGLASVGSVGLWEDVLGLVGERKVW
- the LOC103707398 gene encoding UPF0301 protein TC_0483 isoform X2 is translated as MEASCFLTSKSFNKTLDLAPSLKPKLPIFHKKRSSQRLHGTGGGHSSVITCCSLRPQLPDDENVEPLLKSDWRSFRARLVAGEHASLYSDSMDQSPSPQTLSDRWAHPLHEPEKGCLLLATEKLDGVHIFERTVILLLSTGPLGPIGVILNRPSLMSIKETQWTKLDIDGMFSNRPLFFGGPLEESLFLVGPQGGDDGVGRSGVFEEVMEGLYYGTRESVGCAAEMVKRNAVGVGDFRFFDGYCGWEKEQLKEEIRAGFWMAVACSPKVIGLASVGSVGLWEDVLGLVGERKVW